From one Coffea eugenioides isolate CCC68of chromosome 11, Ceug_1.0, whole genome shotgun sequence genomic stretch:
- the LOC113753027 gene encoding probable WRKY transcription factor 69 codes for MVQKNPLDHDQQEDSTSTPENVADDSPFSGDEAYEVTAPSPKKRKGAQKKVITVPIGEGDGSRSKGEVYPPPDSWSWRKYGQKPIKGSPYPRGYYRCSSSKGCPARKQVERSCLDPTKLLVTYSCEHNHPIPTTTTKHHPTTTSAAAAAPSATATSTSTSTSSTATGNVPVKSAAEDEYGVFANRPGLESDDNSSSSFNELAGELGWFSNVGSTMMDSPSLVGPAWVDADVALMLPIGEEDQFLFGDLGELPECSVVFRRRGLEGTPCCAGSG; via the exons ATGGTTCAGAAGAATCCATTAGATCATGATCAGCAAGAGGATTCCACAAGCACCCCAGAGAATGTTGCTGATGACTCTCCCTTCTCTGGTGACGAAGCATATGAAGTTACAGCACCTTCACCTAAAAAAag GAAGGGCGCCCAGAAGAAGGTAATAACAGTGCCAATTGGAGAAGGGGATGGATCAAGAAGTAAAGGAGAGGTATACCCACCCCCTGATTCTTGGTCCTGGAGGAAGTATGGGCAGAAGCCAATTAAAGGGTCACCATATCCCAG GGGATATTATCGGTGCAGTAGCTCTAAAGGCTGTCCCGCAAGAAAACAAGTAGAGAGGAGCTGCCTCGACCCCACCAAGCTCCTCGTCACCTACTCTTGTGAGCACAACCACCCCAtccccaccaccaccaccaaacACCACCCCACCACCACTTCTGCCGCCGCCGCCGCACCGAGTGCAACCGCGacctccacctccacctccacaTCATCCACCGCCACCGGCAACGTTCCCGTGAAATCTGCCGCGGAGGACGAATATGGGGTCTTCGCCAACCGGCCGGGCTTGGAATCCGACgacaacagcagcagcagcttcAACGAGCTCGCCGGAGAATTGGGTTGGTTCTCCAATGTGGGGTCCACCATGATGGACAGCCCCAGCTTAGTGGGCCCCGCATGGGTGGATGCTGACGTGGCACTCATGCTGCCCATTGGGGAGGAGGACCAGTTTTTGTTTGGCGATCTTGGTGAGCTGCCGGAATGTTCGGTGGTTTTCCGGCGGCGGGGACTGGAGGGGACTCCGTGCTGCGCGGGTTCAGGATAA
- the LOC113753329 gene encoding ras-related protein YPT3 yields MARYRAEDEYDYLFKLVLIGDSGVGKSNLLSRFTRNEFNLESKSTIGVEFATRSLNVDSKVIKAQIWDTAGQERYRAITSAYYRGAVGALLVYDVTRRSTFENVERWLRELRDHTDPNVVVMLIGNKSDLRHLVAVSTEDGKALAERESLFFMETSALEATNVENAFAEVLTQIYHIVSRKAVEASDEGATSSVPPKGETIDIKDEGSSWKRFGCCSS; encoded by the exons ATGGCACGCTACAGAGCTGAAGATGAGTATGATTACCTGTTCAAGCTAGTGCTAATAGGTGATTCGGGGGTTGGCAAATCCAATCTGCTTTCAAGATTCACCAGGAATGAGTTTAATCTCGAGTCTAAGTCCACTATTGGTGTGGAGTTTGCTACTAGAAGTCTTAACGTAGACTCCAAGGTTATCAAAGCTCAGATTTGGGACACTGCTGGCCAAGAAAG GTACCGTGCCATTACCAGTGCTTACTACAGAGGAGCTGTTGGTGCTTTACTTGTGTATGATGTCACTAGACGTTCTACCTTTGAGAATGTTGAGAGGTGGTTGAGGGAATTGAGAGATCATACCGATCCTAATGTTGTAGTTATGCTCATTGGCAACAAATCCGATCTTCGGCATCTTGTAGCAGTTTCAACTGAGGATGGTAAAGCTTTAGCAGAGAGGGAGAGCCTCTTTTTCATGGAGACATCTGCACTGGAAGCAACCAATGTGGAAAATGCATTTGCTGAAGTCCTGACACAAATATACCACATTGTGAGTAGGAAGGCAGTCGAGGCCAGTGATGAAGGTGCTACTTCATCTGTTCCTCCTAAAGGCGAGACAATCGATATCAAAGATGAGGGATCTTCTTGGAAGAGATTTGGATGCTGTTCAAGCTAG
- the LOC113753445 gene encoding pentatricopeptide repeat-containing protein At2g41080, translating to MNQHKCIGLLTSTIRLPLHNFTSHSFSTKSLTAEFKSLCSRGHINEGFTNFTSLIWSYPPLFSDLLKACIQTQSFSLAKQLHSLILTAGCFKEKFVVNHLLNAYSKLGRLDTAVSLFENMPNRNTMSFNILIGGFIQNGDLDSAFKLFDEMGERNLATWNAMIVGTVQFEFNEDGLSLFSRMHKLGFLPDVFTLGSVLRGCAGLKDLNKGKQVHGYVVKSGFEMNLIVGSSLGHMYMRSGSLKEGEKVIRLMPMHSVAALNTLIAGRSQNGCSEGALDIYNIMRMSGFRPDKITFVSVISSCSELATLGQGQQIHADVIKVGALSVVPVVSSLVSMYSRSGCLDDAVKVFEEREGADLVLWSSIIAAYGFHGRGKEAVELFDRMEHEGLEPNDVTFLSLLYACSHCGMKEKGLELFKVMVEKYGLEPRLEHYTCVVDLLGRSGCLDEAEGYVRSMPIKADAVIWKTLLSACKIHKDSDMAKRIGEEVLKIDPQDSSSYVLLANIQASTRRWKDVSELRKAMRDQNVKKEPGISWLEIKNQIYQFIMGDKSHPLAQEIENYLNELMEEIRIEGYVPDIGSVLHDMDVEEKEYNLVHHSEKLAIAFALMNTPKGFPIRVMKNLRVCSDCHVAIKYISKVKNREIIVRDNSRFHHFKNGYCSCGDYW from the coding sequence ATGAACCAACACAAATGCATAGGCCTTTTGACTTCAACAATTCGCCTTCCCCTCCATAATTTTACCTCCCATTCTTTCAGCACAAAATCATTAACAGCAGAGTTCAAAAGCCTCTGCTCAAGAGGCCATATTAACGAAGGCTTCACCAACTTCACTTCTTTGATATGGTCATATCCACCTCTCTTTTCTGACCTCCTAAAAGCATGCATCCAAACCCAATCTTTCTCCCTTGCCAAGCAACTCCATTCTCTCATCTTGACAGCTGGCTGCTTCAAGGAAAAGTTTGTAGTCAACCATCTCCTCAATGCGTACTCCAAATTAGGCCGTTTGGACACCGCAGTGTCACTGTTCGAAAATATGCCCAACAGAAATACTATGTCGTTTAACATTTTAATTGGAGGGTTCATCCAGAATGGTGATTTGGATAGTGCGTTTAAGTTGTTTGATGAAATGGGCGAGAGGAATTTAGCCACTTGGAATGCGATGATCGTTGGTACGGTCCAGTTCGAGTTTAACGAAGATGGGTTGAGTTTGTTTTCTAGAATGCACAAGTTGGGATTTTTACCTGATGTATTCACTCTTGGGAGTGTTTTGAGAGGGTGTGCTGGGTTGAAGGACTTGAATAAGGGAAAGCAAGTTCATGGATATGTGGTTAAGTCAGGTTTCGAGATGAATTTGATTGTTGGAAGTTCGTTAGGTCATATGTATATGAGATCAGGGAGCTTAAAGGAAGGGGAGAAAGTTATTAGATTGATGCCGATGCATAGTGTGGCTGCTCTCAATACACTTATTGCAGGGAGGTCCCAAAATGGGTGTTCAGAGGGTGCCTTGGATATTTACAACATAATGAGAATGTCTGGGTTTAGGCCGGATAAGATCACATTCGTGAGCGTGATCAGTTCATGTTCTGAGCTGGCCACACTTGGGCAGGGCCAGCAGATTCATGCTGATGTCATCAAAGTTGGCGCCCTTTCTGTCGTTCCTGTtgttagttcattagttagcaTGTACTCACGGAGTGGTTGTTTGGATGATGCTGTGAAGGTTTTTGAGGAAAGAGAGGGAGCTGATCTTGTTTTGTGGAGTTCTATAATCGCTGCTTATGGATTTCATGGTAGAGGAAAGGAAGCTGTGGAATTGTTTGATAGGATGGAGCACGAAGGTTTGGAGCCGAATGATGTCACTTTCTTGAGTTTACTATATGCTTGTAGTCATTGCGGAATGAAAGAAAAGGGACTTGAGTTATTCAAGGTGATGGTGGAAAAGTATGGACTGGAGCCTCGGTTAGAGCATTATACATGTGTTGTGGATCTACTTGGTAGATCAGGCTGTTTAGACGAGGCAGAAGGCTATGTTAGATCAATGCCAATCAAGGCAGATGCTGTTATATGGAAGACTTTGTTATCAGCCTGTAAGATTCATAAAGATTCAGATATGGCTAAAAGGATAGGTGAAGAAGTTTTGAAAATTGATCCTCAAGATTCTTCCTCCTATGTTCTCCTTGCAAATATTCAGGCCTCTACTAGAAGATGGAAGGATGTTTCAGAGTTGCGAAAAGCAATGAGAGATCAAAATGTGAAGAAGGAGCCAGGCATAAGCTGGTTGGAGATAAAGAACCAGATTTATCAGTTCATTATGGGTGATAAATCTCATCCGCTGGCACAGGAGATTGAGAATTACTTGAATGAACTGATGGAAGAAATAAGAATAGAAGGTTATGTGCCTGATATTGGCTCAGTGTTGCATGACATGGATGTGGAGGAAAAGGAGTACAACCTAGTGCACCACAGTGAGAAGCTGGCAATTGCTTTTGCTCTGATGAACACTCCAAAGGGTTTTCCGATCAGAGTGATGAAGAATTTGCGTGTATGCAGCGATTGTCATGTTGCTATCAAGTACATATCGAAGGTCAAAAACCGGGAAATTATTGTGCGAGATAATAGTAGGTTTCATCATTTCAAAAATGGATATTGTTCTTGTGGAGATTATTGGTGA
- the LOC113753443 gene encoding probable alpha,alpha-trehalose-phosphate synthase [UDP-forming] 7, with translation MLSRSYTNLLDLASGNIPVMGREKERRRFPRVMTVPGSICELDDDQAHSVASDNPSSIAGDRMIVVSNQLPLKAKRRPDNKGWSFTWNEDSLLLRLKDGLPEDMEVQYVGSLCVDVDPIEQDDVANYLLEKFKCVPTFLPPNIVEKYYNGFCKKQLWPLFHYMLPFSADNGGRFDRSMWEAYVSANKIFSQRVIEVLNPEDDFVWIHDYHLMVLPTFLRRRFTRLRMGFFLHSPFPSSEIYRTLPVREEILKALLNCDLIGFHTFDYARHFLSCCSRMMGLEYLSKRGYIGLDYFGRTVGIKIMPVGIHMGHVESVMKLADKEMRYEELKKQFEGKTVLLGVDDMDIFKGINLKILAMENMLKQHSKWQGRAVLVQILNPVRGRGLDLEQIQAEIQESCNRINEKFGKPGYQPVVLIDRPVPISERMAYYRIAECVVVTAVRDGMNLTPYEYIVCRQGIPGAEAGSDLSGTKKSMLVVSEFIGCSPSLSGAIRVNPWNVEATSEALNEAISMSDQEKELRHEKHYRYVSTHDVAYWARSFLQDLERTCADHFRKRSYGIGLGFGFRVVALDPNFRKLSIDDIVSDYTKAQHRAILLDYDGTVMPQNSIIKTPNPEVLSILNTICGDPNNVVFIVSGRGRDSLSRWFEPCKQLGLAAEHGYFLRWSQHKDWETCGQNSEFGWMQIAEPVMKSYTEATDGSCIEKKESALVWQYGDADPDFGYSQAKEMLDHLESVLANEPVSVKSGQHIVEVKPQGVSKGSVAERIFTSMAEKGKQADFVLCIGDDRSDEDMFEIIGTAISRNILSYKAEVFACTVGQKPSKAKYYLDDPSEVINMLDSLADATHTPVTSEDETEDSS, from the exons ATGTTGTCAAGATCGTATACTAATCTCTTAGATTTGGCATCCGGGAATATTCCGGTAATGGGTAGAGAGAAGGAAAGGAGAAGGTTTCCTAGGGTCATGACCGTGCCCGGAAGTATATGTGAGCTAGATGATGACCAGGCGCATAGTGTTGCGTCGGATAATCCGTCTTCAATAGCTGGTGATAGGATGATAGTTGTGTCAAATCAGTTGCCATTGAAAGCTAAGCGAAGACCTGATAATAAAGGATGGAGCTTTACTTGGAATGAGGATTCATTGCTTCTGAGGCTTAAAGATGGTTTGCCAGAAGATATGGAAGTGCAATACGTTGGGTCACTGTGCGTTGATGTTGATCCAATTGAACAAGATGATGTTGCCAATTATCTTTTGGAAAAATTTAAATGCGTGCCAACTTTTCTTCCGCCGAATATTGTGGAGAAGTATTACAACGGTTTCTGCAAGAAGCAGTTGTGGCCGCTCTTTCACTACATGCTGCCATTTTCTGCTGATAATGGAGGGCGGTTTGATCGTTCCATGTGGGAAGCATACGTGTCGGCCAACAAGATATTTTCGCAGAGAGTGATTGAGGTGCTAAATCCTGAGGATGACTTTGTTTGGATTCATGATTATCATTTAATGGTGTTGCCCACTTTCTTGAGGAGGCGCTTTACTCGATTGAGGATGGGGTTCTTCCTCCACAGTCCATTTCCTTCATCAGAGATATACAGGACACTTCCTGTTAGAGAAGAGATTCTTAAGGCTTTACTTAATTGTGATCTTATTGGTTTTCATACTTTTGACTATGCCCGGCACTTCCTCTCTTGTTGTAGTCGCATGATGGGCTTGGAGTATTTATCAAAAAGGGGTTATATAGGGTTGGATTACTTTGGTAGGACCGTTGGTATTAAAATCATGCCCGTTGGAATACATATGGGCCATGTTGAATCAGTGATGAAACTTGCTGATAAGGAGATGAGGTATGAAGAGCTGAAGAAGCAATTTGAAGGGAAAACCGTGTTGCTTGGGGTCGATGATATGGATATCTTCAAAGGCATCAATTTGAAAATCCTAGCTATGGAGAATATGCTCAAGCAACATTCGAAATGGCAAGGAAGGGCAGTGCTGGTTCAGATTTTAAATCCTGTTAGAGGAAGAGGGTTGGACTTGGAGCAAATACAGGCTGAAATACAGGAAAGCTGCAACAGGATCAATGAGAAATTTGGAAAGCCTGGATATCAACCTGTTGTTCTAATTGACAGGCCTGTGCCCATCTCAGAGAGAATGGCTTATTACAGGATTGCTGAGTGTGTTGTGGTTACTGCAGTAAGGGATGGGATGAACCTGACCCCATATGAATACATTGTTTGTAGACAGGGAATACCTGGTGCAGAAGCAGGCTCAGATTTGAGTGGAACCAAAAAGAGCATGCTGGTTGTTTCAGAATTCATTGGGTGTTCTCCTTCCCTTAGTGGGGCAATACGAGTCAACCCATGGAATGTTGAAGCAACTTCTGAGGCACTGAATGAGGCTATATCAATGTCTGACCAAGAGAAAGAACTGCGACATGAGAAGCATTATCGTTATGTAAGTACGCATGATGTGGCATATTGGGCAAGAAGCTTCCTGCAAGACTTGGAGAGGACATGTGCCGATCATTTTAGGAAGAGATCTTATGGCATAGGTTTGGGATTCGGGTTCAGAGTTGTAGCTCTGGATCCTAACTTTAGAAAGCTTTCAATTGATGATATTGTGTCAGATTACACTAAGGCTCAGCATAGGGCCATATTGTTGGACTATGACGGGACTGTAATGCCTCAAAATTCCATCATCAAAACTCCAAACCCTGAAGTGCTCTCTATCTTGAACACAATCTGTGGGGATCCAAATAATGTGGTCTTCATAGTCAGCGGAAGGGGGAGGGACAGCTTAAGCAGATGGTTTGAGCCTTGCAAACAGCTGGGACTTGCAGCTGAACATGGCTACTTCTTAAG GTGGTCACAACATAAAGACTGGGAGACCTGTGGTCAGAATTCTGAATTTGGATGGATGCAAATTGCTGAACCTGTAATGAAATCGTATACTGAGGCAACAGATGGTTCTTGcattgagaagaaagaaagtGCTTTGGTCTGGCAGTATGGGGATGCAGACCCAGACTTTGGGTATTCTCAGGCAAAGGAGATGCTGGATCATCTTGAGAGCGTTTTAGCAAATGAGCCTGTTTCTGTAAAGAGTGGCCAGCATATCGTAGAAGTCAAGCCACAG GGGGTCAGCAAAGGCTCAGTTGCAGAAAGAATATTTACATCCATGGCGGAGAAAGGGAAACAGGCTGATTTTGTGCTTTGCATTGGTGATGACAGATCTGATGAGGATATGTTTGAAATTATAGGCACTGCAATATCAAGAAATATTCTTTCTTACAAAGCTGAAGTATTTGCCTGCACAGTTGGACAAAAACCGAGTAAAGCGAAATACTACTTGGATGACCCATCTGAGGTGATAAACATGCTTGACTCTCTTGCTGATGCCACTCATACTCCAGTTACCTCTGAAGATGAAACAGAAGATTCTTCCTGA
- the LOC113751588 gene encoding ATP-dependent zinc metalloprotease FTSH 2, chloroplastic, whose translation MAVSSVSVVGNGLSSHSGFSKEIYGRQLCLSSNLPSLSRRSKFIIVKSSLDQRSHEGRRGFLKLLLGNVGLGGAALLNDGKAYADEQGVSNSRMSYSRFLEYLDKDRVKRVDLYENGTIAIVEAISPELGNRVQRVRVQLPGLPQELLQKFREKNIDFAAHNAQEDSGSLLFNLIGNLAFPLILIGGLFLLSRRSSGGMGGPGGPGFPLAFGQSKAKFQMEPNTGVTFDDVAGVDEAKQDFMEVVEFLKKPERFTAVGARIPKGVLLVGPPGTGKTLLAKAIAGEAGVPFFSISGSEFVEMFVGVGASRVRDLFKKAKENAPCIVFVDEIDAVGRQRGTGIGGGNDEREQTLNQLLTEMDGFEGNTGIIVIAATNRPDILDSALLRPGRFDRQVTVDVPDIRGRTEILKVHASNKKFDSDVSLEVIAMRTPGFSGADLANLLNEAAILAGRRGKAAISSKEIDDSIDRIVAGMEGTVMTDGKSKSLVAYHEVGHAVCGTLTPGHDAVQKVTLVPRGQARGLTWFIPADDPTLISKQQLFARIVGGLGGRAAEEVIFGEPEVTTGAAGDLYQITGLAKQMVVTFGMSDIGPWSLMDSSAQSGDVIMRMMARNSMSEKLAEDIDAAVKRISDTAYEVALIHIRNNREAIDKIVEVLLEKETLTGDEFRAILSEFVEIPAENRVPPAVPTPVAV comes from the exons ATGGCAGTATCATCGGTATCTGTAGTAGGAAATGGTCTATCTTCCCATTCTGGTTTTAGCAAAGAAATATATGGCAGGCAGCTTTGCTTATCCTCAAACCTCCCATCACTGAGTAGAAGATCTAAATTCATCATAGTAAAATCATCCCTTGACCAGAGATCACATGAAGGGAGGAGAGGCTTCCTGAAACTGTTGCTGGGAAATGTAGGATTAGGTGGAGCAGCATTACTTAATGATGGAAAAGCTTATGCCGATGAGCAAGGGGTTTCTAATTCAAGGATGTCTTATTCTAGATTTTTGGAGTATTTGGACAAGGATAGAGTGAAGAGAGTAGATCTATATGAAAATGGAACTATTGCTATTGTTGAGGCAATCTCCCCTGAGTTGGGTAACCGGGTGCAGAGAGTTCGCGTGCAACTTCCAGGACTTCCACAAGAGCTTCTTCAGAAATTTAGAGAAAAAAACATTGACTTTGCTGCTCACAATGCTCAAGAGGACTCTGGTTCTTTGTTGTTCAACTTGATTGGAAACTTGGCCTTCCCACTGATCTTGATTGGAGGTCTATTCCTACTTTCAAGGCGATCTTCTGGAGGGATGGGTGGTCCTGGTGGGCCTGGTTTTCCATTGGCCTTTGGTCAATCAAAAGCCAAGTTCCAAATGGAACCAAACACTGGTGTGACCTTTGATGATGTTGCAGGGGTGGATGAAGCAAAACAAGATTTTATGGAGGTTGTGGAGTTCTTGAAGAAGCCTGAAAGGTTTACTGCCGTGGGAGCTCGTATCCCTAAGGGGGTCCTTCTTGTTGGTCCCCCGGGTACTGGAAAAACCCTCCTGGCTAAAGCAATTGCTGGTGAAGCGGGTGTTCCATTTTTCTCGATTTCAGGTTCAGAGTTCGTAGAGATGTTTGTTGGTGTCGGTGCCTCTCGTGTCCGtgatcttttcaagaaagcaaaGGAGAACGCTCCATGCATTGTATTTGTTGATGAAATTGATGCTGTTGGGCGGCAAAGAGGAACTGGCATTGGAGGAGGCAATGATGAAAGAGAACAGACCCTCAACCAGCTTTTGACAGAAATGGATGGTTTTGAAGGAAACACTGGCATTATTGTAATTGCGGCTACTAACCGTCCTGACATTCTTGACTCTGCCCTGTTGAGACCAGGTCGTTTTGATAGACAG GTAACCGTTGATGTACCAGATATTCGGGGAAGAACAGAAATTCTAAAAGTTCATGCTAGCAATAAAAAATTTGATTCAGATGTGTCTCTTGAAGTGATAGCCATGAGAACACCTGGTTTTAGTGGAGCAGATCTTGCTAATCTCTTAAATGAGGCTGCTATCTTGGCTGGCCGACGTGGGAAGGCAGCAATCTCATCAAAAGAGATTGACGATTCAATTGATAGAATAGTTGCAGGAATGGAAGGGACAGTTATGACTGATGGCAAGAGCAAAAGTCTGGTTGCATACCATGAAGTTGGGCATGCTGTCTGTGG AACTCTCACTCCAGGGCATGATGCTGTTCAGAAGGTCACCCTAGTCCCACGTGGTCAGGCTCGGGGTCTGACCTGGTTTATTCCTGCAGATGACCCAACCTTGATCTCCAAGCAGCAACTCTTTGCTAGAATTGTTGGGGGGCTTGGTGGAAGAGCTGCTGAGGAAGTGATCTTTGGCGAGCCTGAGGTGACAACAGGTGCTGCTGGTGATTTGTATCAGATTACTGGTTTGGCCAAACAG ATGGTGGTCACTTTTGGCATGTCAGATATTGGCCCGTGGTCTTTGATGGACTCATCAGCTCAAAGTGGCGACGTCATCATGCGAATGATGGCTAGGAATTCAATGTCGGAGAAGCTTGCTGAAGACATTGATGCTGCTGTGAAGAGAATTTCAGATACTGCGTATGAAGTTGCTTTAATCCACATTAGGAATAACCGCGAAGCAATTGATAAAATTGTTGAAGTCCTCCTTGAGAAAGAGACGTTGACTGGAGATGAATTCCGAGCAATCCTCTCTGAGTTTGTCGAAATTCCAGCTGAGAACAGGGTTCCTCCTGCTGTACCAACACCAGTAGCTGTATAA
- the LOC113752078 gene encoding G-type lectin S-receptor-like serine/threonine-protein kinase SD2-5, producing the protein MLISRKEEKVEDSIKPPRQPEGEKDSSIQMPGLPMRFSYEELRVAPSNFEEKLGGGGFGSVFKGRLQDGTSVAVKHLEKPSLDMKGFLAEVKTIGSIHHFNLVKLIGYCKDKSHQLRIRKRIAIDVAKGLAYLHEECSQKVVHLDVKPQKLLLDENFNGKVSDFGLSKLIDRDKSQVVTTIKGNPGYIAPERRFTKITEKVDIYSFGIALLEIISGRRNVDNHSESCSHPFNLLQWKSKENKLLDIVRNFDQDMKNNAEEVERMIRIAARCLQDDHTRRPCMSTVVNVLEGAMEVELKHQLQLHTCVGRSCCEH; encoded by the exons ATGTTgatctcaagaaaggaagaaaaagtaGAAGACAGTATAAAACCTCCAAGACAGCCAGAAGGAGAGAAAGATAGTAGCATACAAATGCCAGGGTTGCCTATGAGGTTTTCGTACGAGGAACTCCGTGTGGCACCAAGCAATTTTGAGGAGAAGCTAGGTGGTGGAGGATTTGGGAGTGTGTTTAAGGGAAGGTTACAGGATGGAACCTCCGTTGCTGTTAAGCATTTGGAGAAACCAAGTCTGGATATGAAGGGATTCTTGGCTGAAGTCAAAACAATTGGAAGCATCCATCATTTCAATCTCGTGAAATTGATAGGATATTGCAAGGACAAATCTCACCAGCTTCGG ATCCGCAAGAGGATAGCAATTGATGTAGCAAAAGGATTAGCTTATTTACATGAAGAATGTTCCCAGAAAGTCGTCCACCTTGATGTAAAACCACAAAAGCTCCTGCTGGATGAAAACTTCAACGGCAAAGTCTCTGATTTCGGGCTGTCTAAGCTCATAGACAGAGACAAGAGCCAAGTTGTCACAACCATCAAAGGAAATCCAGGATACATTGCTCCAGAACGGCGATTCACGAAGATCACAGAAAAAGTTGATATCTACAGTTTTGGGATTGCCCTCCTTGAAATAATTAGTGGAAGGAGAAATGTTGATAATCACTCGGAATCTTGCTCGCATCCGTTCAATCTCTTGCAGTGGAAGTCTAAAGAAAACAAGTTACTTGACATTGTGAGAAATTTTGACCAGGACATGAAGAATAATGCAGAGGAAGTGGAGAGGATGATAAGAATCGCAGCTCGGTGCCTGCAAGATGATCATACAAGAAGGCCTTGCATGTCCACAGTAGTGAATGTCTTGGAAGGAGCAATGGAAGTGGAGTTAAAACATCAGCTTCAACTTCATACATGCGTTGGCAGATCATGTTGTGAACATTGA